The following are from one region of the Nicotiana tabacum cultivar K326 chromosome 3, ASM71507v2, whole genome shotgun sequence genome:
- the LOC107782440 gene encoding UDP-glucosyltransferase 29-like produces MNGFMDNQKLLRVLMFPWLGYGHISPFLELAKKLSQRNFTIYLCSTPVNLSSIKKKLSPEFSPSIQFLELHLQTLSNLPPCHHTTNGLPPHLMNTLKEAFDLASPDFTLILKTLKPDLLIYDFLQPWAPKAAAELKIPAVEFISSSSTMTSYMLHVFNKPGIKFPFSSIYYRDYEIARIEKDESSMPMEKLEEDKKRVRDCFYLSSDIVLIKSFKEIEGKYSDYVTNSTGKKVVPVGPLVQEPTLDDGESELITWLNEKEEKSTIFVSFGSEYFLSKEDLLEIACGLENSKVNFIWPIRFQKEKDVELQEALPKGFFNRVGNRGKVFKGWAPQAKILEHSSIGGFVSHCGWSSVMESMKYGVPIIAMPMHIDQPINSRLVEEIGIAVEVVRDSNAKLHREVVAAIINQVVVEKEGEFVRQKARDMQEILCSKGDEEIEEVAKELEKLCAKKTHSFIEGF; encoded by the coding sequence ATGAATGGTTTTATGGATAATCAAAAACTACTTCGGGTTTTGATGTTTCCATGGTTAGGTTATGGTCACATTTCACCCTTCTTAGAGTTAGCCAAAAAGCTCAGCCAAAGAAACTTCACTATTTACTTGTGTTCTACACCAGTAAACCTAAGCTCTATTAAGAAAAAACTTAGCCCAGAATTTTCACCGTCAATCCAATTCTTGGAACTTCATCTCCAAACTTTATCTAATCTTCCTCCTTGTCACCACACTACCAATGGTCTCCCACCTCATCTAATGAACACTCTCAAAGAAGCTTTTGACTTAGCCAGTCCTGATTTTACCCTAATCTTGAAAACCCTAAAACCtgatttattgatttatgattttCTCCAACCTTGGGCTCCAAAGGCTGCTGCTGAGTTAAAAATCCCTGCTGTTGAATTTATTAGTAGTAGCTCTACAATGACCTCTTATATGTTGCATGTGTTCAACAAGCCAGGTATAAAATTTCCCTTCTCGTCTATATATTATCGTGACTATGAGATCGCTCGTATAGAGAAAGATGAATCATCTATGCCTATGGAAAAGCTTGAGGAAGATAAAAAGCGAGTTAGAGATTGTTTTTACCTATCTAGTGATATTGTTTTGATAAAAAGTTTTAAGGAGATTGAGGGTAAGTATAGTGATTATGTCACTAATTCAACTGGGAAAAAAGTTGTGCCAGTTGGTCCATTAGTTCAAGAACCTACTCTTGACGATGGAGAATCAGAGTTAATAACATGGTTGAATGAAAAGGAGGAGAAATCCACAATATTTGTATCTTTTGGAAGTGAATATTTTTTGTCCAAGGAAGATTTACTGGAGATTGCTTGTGGGTTGGAAAATAGTAAGGTGAATTTTATATGGCCTATAAGGTTTCAAAAAGAGAAAGATGTTGAACTTCAAGAGGCATTACCTAAAGGTTTTTTCAATAGGGTAGGGAATAGGGGAAAAGTTTTTAAAGGATGGGCACCACAGGCAAAAATCTTGGAGCATTCAAGTATCGGCGGATTTGTGAGTCATTGTGGATGGAGTTCTGTAATGGAAAGCATGAAATATGGTGTTCCGATTATCGCTATGCCAATGCATATTGATCAACCAATTAACTCTAGGCTTGTTGAAGAGATTGGTATTGCTGTGGAAGTTGTGAGGGACAGTAATGCAAAGCTTCATAGGGAGGTAGTTGCAGCCATAATCAACCAAGTGGTGGTAGAGAAGGAAGGTGAATTTGTAAGGCAAAAGGCGAGGGATATGCAGGAAATCCTTTGTTCCAAAGgagatgaagaaattgaagaagttgCCAAAGAGTTGGAAAAGCTTTGTGCTAAGAAAACTCACAGTTTTATCGAAGGTTTTTAG